A window from Oscillatoria sp. FACHB-1406 encodes these proteins:
- a CDS encoding pathogenesis-related family 1 protein, translating to MMSKLRWFEAILASALVAACAPQLDAIPVRRTPTSSTPRVTAMSQPSIPLDGKPVYVQKNGQWLEAILMGWSWRSDTGERYKVQYVGDNSTESGVGRDRIRTLAQAQSAGVSTNVYDLSSQAGIDQMVSAHNQWRAKVKVPPLRWSPELAAYAQEWANKLLAEDKFEHRPDGRYGENLASASGQQLSPARVVDMWGNEVRDYNYARNSCAPGKMCGHYTQVVWRKTTEVGCGIARDSNREIWVCNYNPPGNFVGQKPY from the coding sequence ATGATGTCTAAATTACGCTGGTTTGAAGCAATCTTAGCAAGTGCGTTGGTGGCTGCCTGCGCGCCCCAACTCGATGCAATTCCCGTTCGGCGTACTCCTACATCGTCTACCCCTCGCGTTACTGCTATGTCTCAACCTTCCATTCCCCTCGATGGCAAACCCGTTTACGTGCAGAAAAACGGTCAATGGCTCGAAGCGATTCTGATGGGATGGAGTTGGCGCAGCGATACGGGCGAGCGCTACAAAGTTCAGTATGTCGGGGATAATAGCACGGAGTCGGGGGTTGGGCGCGATCGCATCCGCACTCTCGCCCAAGCCCAAAGTGCGGGCGTTTCCACTAATGTCTACGATTTGTCTTCGCAGGCGGGAATCGACCAAATGGTATCCGCTCACAACCAATGGCGTGCGAAAGTTAAGGTTCCGCCGCTGCGTTGGTCCCCAGAACTGGCTGCTTATGCCCAAGAGTGGGCTAATAAACTGCTTGCAGAAGATAAGTTCGAGCATCGTCCCGACGGGCGCTATGGCGAAAATCTCGCTTCTGCTAGCGGGCAGCAATTGAGTCCCGCCCGCGTGGTGGATATGTGGGGTAACGAGGTGCGCGATTATAACTATGCTAGAAATAGTTGCGCTCCGGGTAAAATGTGCGGTCACTATACGCAAGTGGTTTGGCGCAAGACAACGGAAGTTGGCTGCGGGATAGCCCGAGACAGTAATAGAGAAATCTGGGTTTGTAATTACAATCCGCCGGGAAATTTTGTCGGTCAGAAGCCGTATTAA
- a CDS encoding helicase C-terminal domain-containing protein, with the protein MHSSYISRVHAALKDFLRDRGKLSEWPHHLTMARLVARALQLGRSALIQTGSPRFKYGLSYLTSALLCDRAVILVAPLAVGEELLQTLIPQLQTHLNTTKEIESGDRFPEGFQGILITSPESWLHSRLENNDHFPPDIPTLIDPADDLEEWARSCLTHRLRPEDWDALMLSFSSQDEAIRNARVKLTKSFFSRPKNPYECYLLDASDRAILSALFEELGLIPSDSPWGAFAEAIGKEKTRSLWVAIDRDRGQFTLHSTPIDVSSALQPIWDKQPVVFIGGFLDSEATAPIYRAQLGLGELTCLKFSPNRQNEHIRLYLPDRLPLPNTPEFRTVLMQQTLLLSRIGLDRTQAIAILIEDVPLQAQVGTALAAEFGSLVQVEKPNIPANGILVSGWEFWRSHQNLLPTPHLLIIATLPFPSLENPLVAARVAYHKRKHQDWFRYYLLPTALRELQRAVVPLRESQGIVALLDNRVNHRSYGRQILAALEPLARINYIDRAWFDNI; encoded by the coding sequence GTGCATAGCAGCTATATTTCTAGAGTTCATGCCGCTTTAAAAGATTTTCTGCGCGATCGCGGGAAACTTTCGGAGTGGCCGCATCATTTAACGATGGCGCGGTTAGTCGCACGGGCTTTGCAGTTGGGGCGTTCTGCCTTAATTCAAACCGGGAGTCCTCGATTTAAGTATGGGCTAAGTTACTTAACTTCAGCGCTGCTTTGCGATCGCGCCGTTATTCTGGTTGCGCCGCTTGCGGTTGGTGAAGAGTTGCTGCAAACGTTAATCCCGCAACTGCAAACCCACCTTAACACGACTAAAGAAATTGAGAGCGGCGATCGCTTCCCGGAAGGTTTTCAAGGAATATTGATAACATCGCCGGAAAGTTGGTTGCACTCTCGCCTCGAAAACAACGACCATTTTCCTCCCGACATTCCCACCCTCATCGATCCCGCCGACGACTTAGAAGAGTGGGCGCGATCCTGTTTGACTCATCGCTTGCGCCCCGAAGATTGGGATGCTTTGATGCTGTCTTTTTCCTCGCAAGACGAAGCAATTCGCAACGCCCGCGTCAAACTTACGAAATCCTTCTTTTCCCGCCCTAAAAATCCCTACGAATGCTATTTGCTGGATGCTTCCGATCGGGCGATTTTAAGCGCATTGTTCGAGGAATTAGGCTTAATACCGTCGGATTCTCCTTGGGGTGCTTTCGCTGAAGCGATCGGCAAGGAAAAGACGCGATCGCTTTGGGTTGCGATCGATCGCGATCGCGGTCAATTCACCCTCCACAGCACCCCCATCGACGTATCCAGCGCCCTACAACCGATTTGGGACAAACAACCCGTCGTTTTCATCGGCGGCTTTCTCGACTCAGAAGCCACTGCCCCGATTTACCGCGCCCAACTGGGTTTAGGCGAGCTAACCTGCCTTAAATTCTCTCCTAACCGCCAAAACGAACATATTCGCTTGTATCTGCCCGATCGCTTACCCCTACCCAACACGCCGGAATTCAGAACGGTTTTAATGCAGCAAACGCTGCTTTTGTCAAGGATCGGGTTAGATCGTACCCAAGCGATCGCGATTTTAATCGAAGACGTTCCCCTGCAAGCCCAAGTTGGTACAGCACTTGCAGCCGAATTCGGTTCCCTCGTCCAAGTCGAAAAACCCAATATACCCGCTAACGGTATTTTAGTCAGCGGTTGGGAATTCTGGCGATCGCACCAAAACCTACTTCCTACCCCCCACCTCCTCATCATCGCGACCTTACCCTTTCCCTCCCTCGAAAACCCCCTCGTCGCCGCCCGCGTCGCCTACCACAAACGCAAACATCAAGACTGGTTCCGCTACTACCTCCTCCCCACTGCCCTGCGCGAACTCCAGCGTGCCGTCGTTCCCCTACGCGAATCCCAGGGAATCGTCGCCCTCCTCGATAACCGCGTCAACCATCGCAGCTACGGCAGACAAATCCTCGCTGCCCTCGAACCCCTCGCGCGCATTAACTACATCGATCGCGCTTGGTTCGATAATATTTAG
- a CDS encoding Fur family transcriptional regulator — translation MRRTRSQEKILSFLDRLNREISAQELYLELRTARQGLGLATVYRSLEALKLGGLVQVRTLANGESLYSCAKKDQHHVTCVNCGRSLPLDCCPVRELERQLQESHNFKVYYHTLEFFGLCDRCHNPSLG, via the coding sequence ATGAGACGAACCCGTTCCCAGGAAAAAATTTTAAGCTTCCTCGATCGCCTCAATCGAGAAATTTCCGCACAAGAACTTTATCTCGAACTGCGTACTGCTCGGCAAGGATTGGGACTGGCAACGGTGTATCGTTCCCTCGAAGCACTCAAACTCGGAGGATTAGTGCAAGTGCGGACGCTAGCCAATGGCGAATCGCTCTACAGTTGCGCCAAAAAAGACCAGCATCACGTCACTTGCGTAAACTGCGGGCGATCGCTCCCTCTCGACTGCTGCCCCGTGCGCGAATTAGAACGCCAACTCCAAGAGTCTCATAACTTTAAAGTTTACTATCACACCTTAGAGTTTTTCGGATTGTGCGATCGCTGCCATAACCCTTCATTAGGGTAA
- a CDS encoding site-specific DNA-methyltransferase — translation MLVTHTEDYKIIQADATQVIEPSILGSEIDLTFLDPPFNQNKEYSFHKDDLPDRDYWQMMGLMCQHLFEVTSEGGAIYFMQREKNSEQVLKTLRETGWTFQNLIVWKKKTSAVPSAYRYSKQYQILGFATKGRKPRVFHRLRIDPPLLPEYKYERKNGLYVTDVWDDIRELTSGYFAGDEAIRTPDGKRFHKQQAPLSLLVRIILCSSNPGDVVLDPFSGTGTTAVVANQLNRRSISVEISPENVACVQERLTRLRKADNIHKYYGEYRCTENIEQIWGTVAK, via the coding sequence ATGCTTGTTACCCATACTGAAGATTATAAAATCATTCAAGCCGATGCAACTCAAGTCATCGAACCGTCAATCTTGGGTTCTGAAATTGACTTAACTTTTCTCGATCCGCCGTTCAATCAAAATAAAGAATATAGCTTCCACAAAGACGATTTGCCCGATCGCGATTACTGGCAAATGATGGGGCTTATGTGCCAACATCTTTTTGAAGTCACTTCAGAGGGTGGGGCGATTTATTTCATGCAACGCGAAAAAAACTCGGAACAAGTCTTAAAAACTTTACGAGAAACAGGTTGGACATTTCAAAATTTAATTGTGTGGAAAAAGAAAACCTCGGCGGTTCCTTCAGCCTATCGTTATAGCAAGCAATACCAAATTCTTGGGTTTGCAACGAAAGGTCGAAAGCCTAGAGTTTTCCATCGTCTTCGCATCGATCCGCCCTTACTACCCGAGTATAAATACGAACGTAAAAATGGTCTTTATGTAACAGATGTTTGGGACGATATTCGAGAACTTACATCGGGGTATTTTGCGGGCGACGAGGCAATCCGAACGCCAGACGGCAAACGCTTTCACAAACAGCAAGCCCCGCTATCTCTTTTGGTGAGAATTATTCTTTGTTCGTCAAATCCGGGTGATGTTGTTCTCGATCCTTTTTCGGGAACTGGAACTACGGCAGTTGTGGCAAATCAGCTAAATCGTCGCTCGATTTCTGTTGAAATTTCACCGGAAAATGTTGCTTGTGTTCAAGAGAGATTAACGAGACTTAGAAAAGCCGATAATATTCATAAATATTACGGTGAATATCGTTGCACGGAAAATATCGAGCAAATTTGGGGAACTGTCGCTAAATAA
- a CDS encoding phosphoglycerate kinase, which produces MSKKTLANLSESDVSGKKVLVRVDFNVPLDEQGNITDDTRIRAALPTIQDLIKKGAKVVLASHFGRPKGQFNDKYSLKPTAQRLSELLGQEVKMCEDCVGEKASSVVDSLENGQVAMLENVRFYDGEEANDPEFAKQLAANADVYVNDAFGTAHRAHASTEGVTKSLSPCVAGYLIEKELNYLQNAVDNPQRPLAAIVGGSKVSSKIGVIETLLDKCDKLLLGGGMIFTFYKARGLNVGKSLVEEDKLELAKSLEAKAKEKGVAFLLPTDVVVADNFAPDANSQTVSIEEIPDGWMGLDIGPDSVKTFQDALADCKCVIWNGPMGVFEFDKFAVGTEAIAHTLAELTPKGTITIIGGGDSVAAVEKVGVAEQMSHISTGGGASLELLEGKKLPGIVALDDA; this is translated from the coding sequence GTGTCCAAGAAAACTTTAGCCAATTTATCAGAAAGCGACGTATCTGGAAAAAAAGTTTTAGTTCGAGTTGATTTTAACGTGCCGCTGGACGAACAGGGGAATATCACGGATGATACCCGGATTCGGGCTGCACTGCCGACGATTCAAGATTTAATTAAGAAGGGCGCAAAAGTCGTTCTCGCCAGCCACTTCGGTCGTCCCAAAGGGCAATTCAACGATAAATATAGCTTGAAACCCACTGCCCAGCGCCTTTCGGAACTTCTCGGTCAAGAAGTCAAAATGTGCGAAGACTGCGTTGGCGAAAAAGCATCTTCCGTTGTCGATAGCCTTGAAAACGGTCAAGTCGCCATGTTGGAAAACGTGCGTTTCTACGACGGAGAAGAAGCAAACGATCCTGAATTTGCCAAGCAATTGGCGGCTAATGCTGATGTCTACGTTAACGATGCCTTCGGAACGGCCCACCGCGCTCACGCTTCTACTGAAGGTGTAACCAAATCCTTAAGTCCTTGCGTAGCGGGTTACTTAATCGAAAAAGAACTTAACTACCTCCAAAACGCCGTAGACAATCCCCAACGTCCTTTGGCTGCCATTGTCGGCGGTTCTAAGGTTTCGAGCAAAATTGGGGTGATCGAAACGCTGCTCGATAAGTGCGATAAGCTCCTGCTGGGCGGCGGCATGATCTTTACGTTTTATAAAGCGCGCGGTCTCAATGTCGGTAAATCTTTAGTTGAAGAAGACAAACTGGAACTTGCTAAATCCTTAGAAGCGAAAGCGAAGGAAAAAGGCGTAGCTTTCCTGTTGCCGACGGATGTTGTCGTGGCTGATAACTTTGCCCCTGATGCGAACTCGCAGACCGTAAGCATCGAAGAAATTCCCGACGGCTGGATGGGCTTGGATATCGGCCCCGACTCGGTGAAAACCTTCCAAGATGCCCTGGCAGACTGCAAATGCGTCATCTGGAACGGTCCGATGGGCGTGTTCGAGTTCGATAAGTTTGCTGTCGGAACCGAAGCGATCGCGCATACCTTAGCCGAGCTTACCCCGAAAGGAACGATTACGATCATCGGCGGTGGCGACTCCGTGGCTGCGGTCGAAAAAGTCGGCGTAGCCGAGCAAATGAGCCATATTTCCACCGGCGGCGGCGCGAGCTTAGAATTGCTCGAAGGCAAAAAACTGCCTGGAATCGTTGCTTTGGATGATGCTTAG
- a CDS encoding PKD domain-containing protein yields the protein MNDLWKYSSSLLLGTAALSFALPLSPTRATTLSGYVTTGADMAGMNITVNFFDGTSQSAIWGRTGGVSGGASGNGWSLTQSGNTYGSYGNPWNFNAWYGSGVAALIIDAIPGNTLFDIVPGIYDSRQTPGSAEGWPFQVVGGRGPSRYDYSVPIDISRGDLFGRLSLFWDSAFQGYLGFLADADNGTGWDPVRSRDPVPPPPAPPAPPPPPPVAPTLIGIYPSASVIYEGQGASISLAAVDGNADPLHFYLNGGYIGTAGNTSGTRWQSTNLGPFYDEGVWTYTGQVHDPSGLWSNAATSSITVLNVAPTITQITPDLAIDEGNWFGFGATATDPGIYDQLTYRWDLNQDGVYDNFIGQSGQHTFANQGNYRLNLQVDDGDGGYAYNGFNVNVRNVAPTITQITQDLTIDEGSWFGFGATATDPGIYDQLTYRWDLNQDGVYDNFTGQSGQYTFGNQGNYRLGLQVDDGDGGYAYNGFNVNILNVAPTITQITDNLRLRRKQLFDFSGLATDPGINDLLAFDWDFSGKGLFDDFTGQSGQWSFADKGIHTVTLRVSDGDGGITYRSFTVETVPEPSSALGLLTLGVVGAAARRKRKV from the coding sequence ATGAACGACTTGTGGAAATATTCATCTTCTTTACTGCTTGGAACAGCAGCCCTTAGCTTCGCCCTCCCCTTATCCCCCACTCGCGCCACCACTCTATCCGGCTATGTCACCACAGGCGCGGATATGGCTGGGATGAACATTACCGTCAATTTTTTTGATGGAACCTCCCAGAGTGCAATCTGGGGACGCACGGGCGGCGTTTCCGGTGGCGCTTCGGGAAATGGTTGGTCGCTGACCCAATCGGGGAATACCTACGGATCCTATGGCAACCCCTGGAATTTTAATGCTTGGTACGGCAGTGGCGTGGCAGCGTTGATTATCGATGCCATTCCCGGTAACACTCTATTTGATATCGTTCCCGGTATCTACGATTCCCGACAAACGCCCGGTTCGGCAGAAGGTTGGCCCTTTCAAGTCGTCGGCGGACGCGGGCCGAGTCGCTACGATTACTCGGTTCCCATCGATATCTCGCGCGGCGATTTATTCGGGCGATTATCGCTGTTTTGGGATAGCGCCTTCCAAGGCTATCTCGGTTTCTTAGCCGATGCGGATAACGGTACGGGGTGGGATCCGGTCAGGTCTCGAGATCCCGTTCCGCCGCCGCCTGCACCGCCTGCACCGCCGCCACCGCCCCCGGTTGCGCCGACGCTGATCGGGATTTATCCGTCTGCCAGCGTCATTTATGAAGGGCAAGGCGCTTCCATCTCGCTGGCGGCAGTGGATGGTAACGCAGACCCGCTTCATTTTTACCTCAATGGCGGTTATATCGGAACTGCTGGCAATACAAGCGGGACGCGCTGGCAGAGTACGAACCTCGGCCCGTTCTACGATGAGGGCGTTTGGACTTACACCGGACAAGTTCACGATCCTAGCGGTCTTTGGAGCAATGCGGCAACCTCAAGCATCACGGTTCTCAACGTTGCGCCGACGATTACCCAAATTACCCCAGATTTAGCGATCGATGAAGGTAATTGGTTCGGTTTTGGGGCGACAGCAACCGATCCTGGCATTTACGACCAATTGACCTATCGTTGGGATTTAAATCAAGATGGCGTTTACGATAATTTCATCGGGCAGTCGGGACAGCATACTTTTGCCAATCAAGGTAACTACCGCCTGAACTTGCAGGTCGATGATGGCGATGGGGGTTATGCTTACAATGGCTTTAATGTCAACGTTCGTAACGTTGCGCCGACGATTACCCAAATTACCCAAGATTTGACAATCGATGAAGGGAGTTGGTTTGGTTTTGGGGCGACAGCAACGGATCCGGGCATCTACGACCAATTGACCTATCGTTGGGATTTGAACCAGGATGGCGTTTACGATAATTTCACCGGGCAATCGGGACAGTATACTTTTGGCAATCAAGGTAACTACCGATTGGGATTGCAGGTGGATGACGGCGATGGCGGCTATGCTTATAATGGCTTCAATGTCAATATTCTCAATGTTGCCCCGACGATTACTCAAATTACCGATAATTTGCGACTGAGACGCAAGCAGTTATTCGATTTTTCGGGATTGGCAACCGATCCCGGTATTAATGATTTGCTTGCCTTTGATTGGGATTTCAGTGGTAAGGGTTTGTTTGATGATTTTACGGGTCAATCGGGACAGTGGTCGTTTGCGGATAAGGGCATTCATACTGTCACTCTGCGCGTTTCTGATGGCGATGGGGGCATAACTTATCGTTCCTTTACGGTAGAAACGGTTCCCGAACCCAGTTCGGCGTTAGGATTGCTGACTTTGGGTGTTGTGGGCGCAGCGGCGAGGAGAAAACGGAAGGTGTAG
- the purS gene encoding phosphoribosylformylglycinamidine synthase subunit PurS, with protein sequence MNCKFHARIYVTLRPSVLDPAGVAVASGLQQMGYEGVEGVRIGKYVELNLTARDRADAESQLDTICDRLLANTVIENYCFELTELPVSEAV encoded by the coding sequence ATGAATTGCAAATTTCACGCTCGTATCTATGTTACCCTTAGACCTTCCGTTCTCGACCCGGCTGGAGTTGCGGTTGCATCCGGCCTTCAACAGATGGGTTATGAAGGCGTTGAAGGGGTGAGAATTGGCAAGTATGTAGAGTTAAACCTGACGGCACGCGATCGCGCTGATGCTGAATCCCAACTCGATACCATTTGCGATCGCCTCCTCGCGAATACCGTCATTGAGAATTATTGCTTTGAGTTGACAGAATTGCCAGTTAGTGAAGCGGTGTAA
- the purQ gene encoding phosphoribosylformylglycinamidine synthase subunit PurQ: MKFGIIVFPGSNCDRDMAHVTRDLLGQPTRMVWHQETDLSDIDVIILPGGFSYGDYLRCGAIARFSPIVNSVLEQARQGKYILGICNGFQILTEVGLLPGALIRNRDLHFICDRVPLRVERNDLPWTQQYATNEIISLPLAHGEGRYYADSDTLKTLEDNGQVLLRYCSASGEIDEASNPNGSLDNIAGIASPDGKIVGMMPHPERAADPILRATDGIKLFEGLLAGARV, from the coding sequence ATGAAATTTGGAATTATTGTGTTTCCGGGATCGAATTGCGATCGCGATATGGCTCATGTTACCCGCGATTTGCTCGGGCAACCAACGCGCATGGTGTGGCATCAGGAGACAGATTTAAGCGACATCGACGTTATTATTTTGCCGGGAGGGTTCAGTTACGGGGATTATTTACGCTGCGGCGCGATCGCGCGTTTTTCCCCGATCGTGAATAGCGTTCTCGAGCAAGCGCGCCAAGGCAAGTATATTCTCGGCATTTGCAACGGCTTCCAAATTTTAACCGAAGTCGGACTGCTGCCCGGAGCCTTAATTCGCAACCGCGACCTCCATTTTATCTGCGATCGCGTCCCCCTGCGCGTCGAACGCAACGATCTGCCCTGGACGCAACAATACGCCACCAACGAGATTATCTCGCTTCCTCTCGCCCACGGCGAAGGACGCTACTACGCCGACAGCGACACTCTCAAAACCTTGGAAGATAACGGACAAGTTCTCTTACGTTACTGTAGCGCCAGCGGCGAAATCGACGAAGCAAGCAACCCCAACGGTTCCCTGGATAACATCGCCGGAATTGCCAGCCCAGACGGGAAAATTGTCGGCATGATGCCCCATCCCGAACGCGCCGCCGATCCGATTTTGCGGGCAACGGATGGAATTAAACTGTTTGAAGGATTGTTAGCTGGCGCGAGGGTTTAA
- a CDS encoding nucleoside transporter C-terminal domain-containing protein: MVNPTLNLISLFGIFALCAIAWLGSEERRIVPWKTLAVGIGLQLLAGVIFFILGVRGVEGSNHWLDNVFQASGAGTGFLFGSGSAPEPAQVPDPGAAARWIAGALGSPDAMISGEQTELGANASFQPSNLSSIFAFRNFPAIVFWSALVSLLYGLNLIQPVVRIFAWIFQRAMNLSGAESLAGAASLFVGIESAIAVKPFLLGMTRSELCAVLASCFGSLGAPVFWLYIGLLRPTFPDIFGHFVAASFLTIPACFVISKLLVPETEIPETMGDISEFIEGEREEPNGAIARFVIGAIEGLKVVLGIVAVVIAILGIIKLFDLGLRGLSSWLITVIGADLQSDSLFVQFLSNPLSNLLGMLFLPLAFLTGISLEWQELWNSSLLIGRRLIETSFPPYQSLVQLQAAGEMSDRALLIVTYVLRGFAHLAGFGIFVGGIAALVPERRSEIAAVGFKALWAATLATLMTGCIVGIFS, translated from the coding sequence ATGGTGAATCCTACGCTCAATCTCATTTCTTTGTTCGGAATTTTTGCCCTTTGCGCGATCGCGTGGCTGGGTTCGGAGGAACGGCGCATTGTTCCCTGGAAAACGCTGGCGGTGGGGATTGGCTTGCAATTGCTCGCTGGGGTTATCTTTTTTATTCTGGGTGTGAGAGGGGTGGAAGGCTCGAACCATTGGTTGGATAACGTTTTTCAAGCCTCGGGAGCGGGAACGGGCTTTTTGTTTGGCTCCGGATCTGCCCCAGAACCGGCGCAGGTTCCCGATCCTGGAGCGGCGGCGCGCTGGATTGCGGGAGCGCTGGGCAGCCCCGATGCAATGATTTCCGGCGAGCAAACCGAGCTTGGCGCGAACGCGAGTTTCCAGCCCTCTAATCTTAGTTCGATTTTTGCCTTTCGCAATTTCCCCGCGATCGTTTTCTGGTCGGCGCTGGTCAGTTTGCTGTATGGTTTAAATTTAATTCAGCCCGTGGTGCGGATTTTTGCTTGGATTTTTCAGCGCGCGATGAATTTGAGCGGTGCGGAATCGCTAGCGGGCGCAGCCAGTCTTTTCGTCGGAATTGAGTCCGCGATCGCGGTTAAACCGTTTTTACTCGGCATGACGCGCAGCGAACTGTGTGCCGTTCTCGCCAGTTGTTTTGGCTCTCTCGGCGCTCCCGTCTTTTGGCTTTACATCGGGTTACTCCGTCCCACTTTTCCCGACATTTTCGGGCATTTCGTTGCGGCTTCCTTCCTCACCATCCCTGCCTGTTTCGTTATCTCCAAACTTCTGGTTCCCGAGACTGAAATCCCGGAAACAATGGGCGATATTTCTGAGTTTATTGAGGGGGAACGCGAAGAACCGAACGGCGCAATCGCTCGTTTCGTTATCGGCGCGATCGAGGGTTTAAAAGTCGTGCTAGGAATTGTGGCAGTTGTCATTGCCATCCTAGGAATTATTAAGCTTTTCGATTTAGGATTGAGGGGACTTTCAAGTTGGTTAATTACTGTTATTGGAGCCGATCTTCAGTCCGATTCGCTCTTCGTGCAGTTTTTATCCAATCCTTTAAGTAATCTTCTAGGAATGCTATTTTTACCGTTGGCTTTCCTGACTGGAATTTCTTTAGAATGGCAGGAGTTGTGGAATTCTTCTCTTTTAATTGGTCGCAGATTAATTGAAACTAGCTTCCCACCCTACCAAAGCTTAGTTCAACTGCAAGCAGCCGGAGAAATGAGCGATCGCGCCTTACTAATTGTCACCTACGTTCTACGCGGTTTTGCCCACCTCGCTGGCTTCGGTATCTTTGTCGGCGGAATCGCTGCATTAGTCCCAGAACGACGTAGCGAAATAGCTGCTGTGGGTTTTAAAGCACTCTGGGCTGCTACTTTAGCCACCTTAATGACAGGCTGTATCGTAGGAATTTTTAGTTAA
- the accC gene encoding acetyl-CoA carboxylase biotin carboxylase subunit — protein sequence MQFSKILIANRGEIALRIIRTCEEMGIATVAVHSTVDRHALHVQLADESVCIGQPPSSKSYLNIPNIISAALTTNATAIHPGYGFLAENARFAEICADHKIAFIGPSPEAMLAMGDKSTAKKNMMEAGVPTLPGSNGLLADEREAEAVAARIGYPVILKATAGGGGRGMRLVREESELARAFQAAQGEAEAAFGNAGVYLEKFIERPRHIEFQVLADRYGNTIHLGERDCSIQRRHQKLLEEAPSPILSPELRREMGEAAVRAAQAIGYVGVGTVEFLLDDSGSFCFMEMNTRIQVEHPVTEMITGLDLIAEQIRVACGEKLRLTQEDVKLRGHAIECRINAEDPDRNFRPHPGRISGYLPPGGPGVRMDSHVYTDYEIPAYYDSLIGKLIVWGPNRDAAIKRMKRALRECAITGVPTTIGFHQRILETAAFQKGEVYTNFIAEHMMP from the coding sequence ATGCAGTTTTCAAAAATATTAATTGCCAATCGAGGGGAAATCGCGCTGCGCATTATACGCACCTGCGAAGAAATGGGGATTGCAACCGTTGCCGTTCATTCCACCGTCGATCGCCACGCCCTCCACGTTCAACTCGCCGATGAGAGCGTTTGCATCGGACAACCGCCTAGCAGTAAGAGTTACCTCAATATTCCCAATATTATTTCGGCGGCACTCACGACCAATGCAACAGCCATTCATCCCGGTTACGGATTTTTAGCAGAAAATGCTCGTTTTGCTGAAATTTGCGCCGATCATAAAATTGCATTTATCGGGCCGAGTCCCGAAGCAATGTTGGCGATGGGGGATAAATCCACAGCCAAGAAAAACATGATGGAAGCGGGCGTTCCCACGCTTCCCGGTAGTAATGGCTTGCTGGCGGACGAACGCGAAGCCGAAGCAGTCGCGGCAAGAATTGGCTATCCCGTCATCCTCAAAGCCACCGCAGGCGGCGGCGGGCGAGGAATGCGACTCGTGCGCGAAGAAAGTGAGTTAGCACGGGCGTTTCAAGCCGCTCAAGGCGAAGCGGAAGCAGCTTTCGGCAATGCAGGGGTTTATTTAGAAAAGTTCATCGAACGTCCGCGCCACATTGAGTTTCAAGTTCTTGCCGATCGCTACGGTAACACCATTCACTTAGGCGAACGGGATTGTTCGATTCAGCGCCGCCACCAAAAATTGCTCGAAGAAGCCCCCAGCCCAATTTTATCGCCAGAACTGCGCCGCGAGATGGGCGAAGCCGCCGTGCGCGCCGCCCAAGCGATTGGGTATGTGGGCGTGGGAACGGTAGAATTTCTCCTGGATGATTCGGGGAGTTTCTGTTTTATGGAGATGAATACACGCATTCAGGTGGAACATCCGGTGACAGAAATGATTACCGGACTCGATTTAATCGCCGAACAAATTCGCGTGGCTTGCGGCGAAAAGTTGCGCCTCACTCAAGAGGACGTGAAATTGAGGGGACACGCGATCGAATGTCGAATTAATGCCGAAGATCCCGATCGCAATTTCCGCCCCCATCCCGGCAGAATTAGCGGCTATCTCCCTCCCGGTGGCCCCGGCGTTCGTATGGATTCTCATGTTTACACCGATTACGAAATTCCAGCTTATTACGATTCTTTGATCGGGAAATTGATTGTTTGGGGGCCCAATCGCGATGCGGCTATTAAACGCATGAAACGCGCCTTACGCGAGTGCGCCATTACCGGCGTTCCAACAACCATCGGCTTCCATCAGCGCATCCTCGAAACGGCTGCGTTTCAAAAGGGAGAAGTTTACACGAACTTTATTGCAGAACATATGATGCCTTAA